In Stenotrophomonas sp. 169, one DNA window encodes the following:
- a CDS encoding efflux transporter outer membrane subunit — translation MVHTLRRVALVVALTGLAACRTLGPDYAVPEASAFHRPQANDAFIDTGNPEIAASADLPSRWWSLYQDPTLDGLVEQALRDNVELKAADAHLRRAAALYEQAMDAGGFEYEAEAGVSRAQLSAESFLLEHELPPINLADGKFAVSYQFDLFGKLRRGAEAARADEQSVAAARDIARITVVAEVADNYLDICHANHELQVAAHSLQLQQRGREVTERLIAAGRGTAPELARANAQVALLEAALPPLQAKRQAAAYSLAALLGQTPGQLPPGVLDCAHAPALQQPLPVGDGRALLARRPDVRQAERKLAAATARIGVATAALYPDIRLGASVGAAGLLADFGEPLTQQWSFGPLISWTLPSSGTRARIHATEAGADAALAEFDHTVLQALRETQTALDRYAQDLRRLQSLQVAQQQATLAAAQNRRLYQGGRTPYLSSLDADRSLATADATLAEAQAQVSRDQIHLFLALGGGWDAGADAAPAAAPTAAR, via the coding sequence ATGGTGCATACGCTGCGCCGCGTGGCGCTGGTCGTCGCGCTGACCGGCCTGGCGGCGTGCCGCACGCTGGGCCCGGATTACGCCGTGCCCGAGGCATCGGCCTTCCATCGGCCGCAGGCCAACGACGCCTTCATCGATACCGGCAACCCCGAGATTGCCGCGAGTGCCGACCTGCCCTCGCGCTGGTGGTCGTTGTATCAGGACCCCACGCTGGACGGCTTGGTTGAACAGGCGCTGCGGGACAACGTCGAACTGAAGGCCGCCGACGCGCATCTGCGGCGCGCCGCTGCCCTGTACGAGCAGGCGATGGATGCAGGGGGATTCGAGTACGAAGCAGAAGCCGGTGTCAGCCGGGCCCAGCTGTCTGCCGAATCGTTCCTGCTGGAGCACGAGCTGCCGCCGATCAACCTGGCCGACGGCAAGTTCGCGGTGAGCTATCAATTCGATCTGTTCGGCAAGCTCAGGCGTGGCGCGGAAGCGGCGCGCGCGGACGAACAGTCGGTCGCCGCAGCGCGCGATATTGCCCGTATCACCGTGGTGGCCGAGGTCGCCGACAACTACCTGGATATCTGCCACGCCAATCATGAGCTGCAGGTGGCCGCGCATTCCCTGCAACTGCAGCAGCGCGGCCGGGAGGTCACCGAGCGCCTGATCGCCGCCGGTCGCGGTACCGCCCCGGAGCTGGCGCGCGCGAATGCCCAGGTGGCGCTGCTGGAAGCCGCGCTGCCGCCGCTGCAGGCCAAGCGCCAAGCGGCGGCGTATTCGCTGGCGGCGCTGTTGGGGCAGACCCCGGGGCAATTGCCGCCAGGCGTGCTGGATTGCGCCCATGCGCCAGCACTGCAGCAGCCCCTGCCGGTCGGCGATGGCCGCGCGTTGCTGGCGCGCCGTCCCGATGTGCGCCAGGCCGAGCGCAAGCTGGCCGCCGCGACCGCGCGCATCGGCGTGGCGACTGCCGCGCTGTATCCAGATATCCGCCTGGGCGCATCGGTCGGTGCCGCTGGCCTGCTGGCCGACTTCGGCGAGCCGCTCACCCAGCAGTGGTCGTTCGGCCCACTGATCTCGTGGACCCTGCCCTCTTCCGGTACACGGGCCCGCATCCATGCCACCGAAGCCGGCGCTGACGCCGCGCTGGCCGAGTTCGACCACACCGTGCTGCAGGCGTTGCGCGAAACACAGACCGCGCTGGATCGCTATGCGCAGGATCTGCGTCGGCTGCAGTCGCTGCAGGTGGCGCAGCAGCAGGCCACGCTGGCCGCCGCGCAGAACCGCCGGTTGTACCAGGGGGGCCGCACGCCGTACCTGTCCAGCCTGGACGCCGACCGCAGCCTGGCCACCGCCGACGCCACGCTGGCCGAGGCGCAGGCACAGGTATCGCGTGACCAGATCCATCTGTTCCTCGCCTTGGGCGGTGGCTGGGATGCCGGCGCCGATGCCGCGCCCGCCGCCGCACCGACAGCGGCGAGGTAG
- a CDS encoding FUSC family protein — translation MSVLLDRQGWLFSIKTFLASITALYIGLAGNLSRPYWAMATVYIVSQPLLGPTRAKGLYRILGTLLAGVATLIMLPHLVETPLLLSAAMSLWLAGCLFLALLNRGPRGYAFLLAGYTTAFIGFPAVTSPEMIFDTVVARSEEIILGTVVALLFAALVFPASVRPMLSGRISRWMDDAAQWCRQILEGGRAHAPRNRLAADLVQFEALIEFLRRDDPRHAGAAVSMARLRERMLLLLPVLSSIADRLDALRGNDKALPEDLQSVVDDTREWLVADDATAAAGLYTSLRARISALKPQVDADLQRLQLATLLLRLEELVDLWQDCRMLHQAIEHGTAPRETPRYRIRARAVTDARHVDYGMALFSALSAGIALMSYCVLWIGLGWEGGGNGAMMAAVAAAFFAAQDDPAPSMMSFLIWAVVASIVAGIYQFGIFPAVHDFGLLVLLLAVVFLPLGLLLHNPKTMLFALPLTVNLVALLSVQNTYSGNIQGFVNSAVAMFIGIGFAVVMTRLFRSVGAEWSARRLVRQGWGTLAEAAEGRGQQDRERFAARMLDLLGLLAPRLAATPEGSDIASVDMLTEARVGLNILQLRRARLDLPERSREAVEHILADIATHYRRQVAARRPVPGEAALRERLDASLARVGSVAAGKARDEALMGLVGLRFALFPADLPAREGSAALPAS, via the coding sequence ATGTCCGTGCTGCTGGACCGCCAAGGCTGGCTGTTCTCGATCAAGACCTTCCTGGCGTCGATCACGGCGCTGTACATCGGGCTGGCTGGCAACCTGTCGCGGCCGTACTGGGCGATGGCCACGGTGTACATCGTCAGCCAGCCGCTGCTGGGCCCCACGCGGGCCAAAGGCTTGTACCGGATACTGGGTACGCTGCTGGCCGGCGTGGCCACGCTGATCATGCTGCCCCATCTGGTGGAAACCCCGCTGCTGCTCAGTGCGGCGATGTCGCTGTGGCTGGCCGGCTGCCTGTTCCTGGCGCTGTTGAACCGCGGCCCGCGGGGCTACGCCTTCCTGCTGGCCGGCTACACCACCGCCTTCATCGGCTTTCCTGCGGTCACCTCGCCGGAGATGATCTTCGACACCGTGGTGGCGCGCAGCGAAGAGATCATCCTCGGCACGGTCGTGGCGCTGTTGTTCGCTGCACTGGTGTTCCCGGCCTCGGTGCGGCCGATGCTGAGTGGCCGCATCAGTCGCTGGATGGACGACGCGGCGCAATGGTGTCGGCAGATCCTGGAAGGTGGCCGCGCGCACGCACCACGCAACCGGCTTGCCGCTGACCTGGTGCAGTTCGAGGCGCTGATCGAGTTCCTGCGCCGCGATGATCCACGCCATGCCGGCGCGGCCGTGTCGATGGCCCGCCTGCGCGAACGCATGCTGCTGTTGCTGCCCGTGCTGTCTTCGATTGCAGATCGGCTGGACGCGCTGCGTGGTAACGACAAGGCGCTGCCTGAGGATCTGCAGTCCGTGGTGGACGACACCCGCGAATGGCTGGTGGCTGACGATGCCACCGCTGCCGCTGGCCTGTACACGTCGCTGCGGGCACGCATCAGCGCATTGAAACCGCAGGTGGACGCTGACCTGCAGCGCCTGCAGCTGGCCACCCTGTTGCTGCGCCTGGAGGAGCTGGTGGACCTGTGGCAGGACTGCCGCATGCTGCACCAAGCCATCGAGCACGGCACGGCGCCGCGCGAGACGCCGCGTTACCGCATCCGCGCGCGCGCGGTGACCGACGCCCGCCACGTGGACTACGGCATGGCGCTGTTTTCCGCGCTCAGTGCCGGTATCGCGCTGATGAGCTACTGCGTGCTGTGGATCGGGCTCGGTTGGGAAGGAGGTGGCAATGGCGCGATGATGGCCGCCGTGGCCGCGGCGTTCTTCGCCGCACAGGACGATCCCGCACCGAGCATGATGTCTTTTCTGATATGGGCGGTCGTGGCGAGCATCGTGGCCGGCATCTACCAGTTCGGCATCTTTCCGGCGGTGCACGATTTCGGCCTGCTGGTGCTGCTGCTGGCCGTGGTGTTCCTGCCGCTGGGCCTGCTGCTGCACAACCCGAAGACGATGCTGTTCGCCCTGCCGTTGACGGTGAACCTGGTGGCCCTGCTCAGCGTGCAGAACACGTACAGCGGCAACATCCAGGGCTTCGTGAACTCGGCCGTGGCCATGTTCATCGGCATCGGGTTCGCGGTGGTGATGACCCGGTTGTTCCGCTCGGTGGGCGCCGAGTGGAGCGCGCGGCGCTTGGTACGCCAGGGCTGGGGCACGCTGGCCGAAGCCGCCGAAGGACGTGGCCAGCAGGACCGCGAACGCTTCGCTGCGCGCATGCTGGACCTGCTGGGCTTGCTGGCACCCCGGCTGGCCGCCACGCCGGAGGGCAGCGACATCGCCTCGGTGGACATGCTGACCGAGGCCCGCGTGGGGCTGAACATCCTGCAGCTGCGGCGCGCCCGGCTGGACCTGCCCGAGCGCAGCCGGGAGGCGGTGGAGCACATCCTGGCCGACATCGCGACGCACTACCGCCGCCAGGTTGCCGCCCGTCGGCCGGTACCGGGCGAGGCTGCGCTGCGCGAGCGGCTGGACGCCTCGCTGGCGCGGGTGGGCAGCGTGGCGGCCGGCAAGGCCCGCGATGAAGCCCTGATGGGGCTGGTCGGCCTGCGCTTCGCGCTGTTCCCCGCAGACCTGCCGGCGCGCGAAGGCAGCGCCGCGCTTCCTGCTTCGTAA
- the recD gene encoding exodeoxyribonuclease V subunit alpha, which yields MNLLTALKQSGQLRTLDHALALSLGRLRADTPQAVLVAAALASLAVSQGHAGFDPAQPQRLVEGDFTWPLAADWADQLRASPWVATPATADAVSDDAPLVLENGLLYLRRYREYERTLAEGLQRIGRFSLPDAGLEPLAPLFAQLFPHAAERADQQARAAAVTLRHPLALVTGGPGTGKTTTIARLLLLLIAQAAQAGRAVPRMALAAPTGRAAERMAESLRLAMQRLQGEGIEAVLCEGLPSSGTTLHRLLGVIPDSPRFRHHADNPLPFDVVVVDEASMIDLPLMAKLVEAISEGTRLILLGDPDQLPSVEAGDVLSAILRASGDGQGTRADDARALKPLLAPASLLPEAPPSAFAGRRVQLQRGYRQTATLDLAPLATAVRRGDSDGALRLLRDQSLAGVGFHEDVLDPLSVQREHLLGHWQALGETADPAQALAQASRLRVLTALREGPQGARGLNHRIETLLAGANAGYFHGRLLLVTENSYRHRLFNGDIGICLRDATGAIVAWFAGDDLAQPRAFHPAALPAHESAFAMTVHKAQGSEFDEVWLQLPRHDARVLSRELVYTGLTRARQRLHLAGPADVLEKALHRHASRMSGLAWRLGAEPVQASLFG from the coding sequence ATGAACCTGCTGACCGCATTGAAGCAGAGTGGCCAGCTGCGCACCTTGGACCATGCCCTGGCGCTCAGCCTGGGGCGTCTGCGTGCGGATACTCCGCAGGCGGTGCTGGTGGCCGCTGCGCTGGCCTCACTGGCGGTATCGCAGGGCCACGCCGGTTTCGATCCGGCGCAGCCACAGCGGCTGGTGGAAGGCGATTTCACCTGGCCCCTGGCGGCGGACTGGGCGGACCAGCTGCGCGCCTCGCCTTGGGTGGCCACGCCGGCCACGGCGGATGCGGTCAGTGATGACGCACCGCTGGTGCTGGAAAACGGGTTGCTGTATCTGCGCCGCTACCGCGAATACGAACGCACGCTGGCCGAGGGGCTGCAACGGATAGGGCGTTTCTCCCTGCCTGACGCAGGCCTTGAACCGCTCGCGCCGTTGTTCGCGCAGTTGTTTCCACACGCTGCAGAACGCGCGGACCAGCAGGCACGCGCGGCGGCGGTGACGCTGCGTCACCCCCTCGCTCTGGTGACCGGTGGCCCAGGCACGGGCAAGACCACCACCATCGCCCGCCTGCTGTTGCTGCTGATCGCGCAGGCGGCCCAGGCAGGCCGCGCCGTCCCCCGGATGGCATTGGCGGCCCCGACCGGGCGCGCCGCCGAGCGCATGGCGGAAAGCCTGCGGCTGGCGATGCAGCGGTTGCAGGGCGAGGGCATCGAGGCTGTGCTGTGCGAGGGCCTGCCCAGCAGTGGAACCACGCTGCACCGCCTGCTGGGGGTGATTCCGGATTCGCCGCGGTTCCGCCACCATGCGGACAATCCCCTGCCATTCGATGTGGTGGTGGTGGACGAGGCCTCCATGATCGACCTGCCGCTGATGGCCAAGCTGGTGGAGGCGATCAGCGAGGGCACGCGGCTGATCCTGCTGGGTGACCCGGACCAGCTTCCGTCGGTGGAGGCTGGCGATGTGCTCAGCGCCATCCTGCGTGCCAGCGGCGACGGGCAGGGCACGCGTGCCGATGACGCACGCGCGCTGAAGCCGCTGCTGGCACCGGCATCGTTGCTGCCCGAGGCGCCACCCAGCGCCTTCGCCGGCCGCCGGGTGCAGCTGCAGCGGGGCTACCGGCAGACAGCCACCCTGGACCTTGCGCCGTTGGCTACCGCGGTGCGTCGCGGTGACAGCGACGGCGCGCTGCGCTTGTTGCGGGATCAGTCACTGGCAGGCGTCGGCTTCCACGAAGATGTGCTGGACCCGTTGTCGGTGCAGCGCGAGCATCTGCTCGGGCACTGGCAGGCCTTGGGCGAGACGGCAGATCCCGCGCAGGCACTGGCGCAGGCGAGCCGCCTGCGCGTGCTGACGGCACTGCGCGAGGGCCCGCAGGGCGCGCGCGGCCTGAACCATCGCATTGAAACGCTGCTGGCCGGTGCCAATGCAGGCTACTTCCACGGCAGATTGCTGCTGGTGACTGAAAACAGCTACCGCCATCGTCTGTTCAACGGTGATATCGGCATCTGCCTGCGCGACGCAACGGGCGCGATCGTGGCCTGGTTTGCAGGCGATGACCTGGCCCAGCCGCGTGCATTCCACCCGGCCGCATTGCCTGCCCATGAAAGTGCGTTCGCAATGACCGTGCACAAGGCGCAGGGCTCGGAATTCGACGAAGTGTGGCTGCAGCTTCCGCGGCACGATGCACGCGTACTGTCGCGGGAACTGGTCTACACCGGGCTGACCCGCGCGCGGCAGCGGTTGCACCTGGCCGGTCCGGCCGATGTGCTGGAAAAAGCCCTGCACCGCCACGCCAGCCGGATGTCCGGGCTGGCGTGGCGCCTGGGCGCCGAACCGGTGCAGGCCTCGCTGTTCGGCTGA
- a CDS encoding exodeoxyribonuclease V subunit beta produces MSHIATPLHEDPYLALPLQGVQLIEASAGTGKTFTLATLFTRLVVEQGLRIGQILAVTFTDAATQELRKRIRERLALAAQLVDSAPQEGESPDVALTRFVLQRHLQGGQERASALQRRLQVAADEIDLASIFTIHGFCTRVLREHALESGHTFDPPELLASERSLLEELAADLWRVHASDPAAIDPLTWLWKSPDALASDLPALLKSLPLLPAPGPIGSDPIDALQQATRALAQAVREHGDAFFQALCDAVDAKWLNGASYKLTWVQPVCSALREWALRGDETAPLDSERLPAILPEALAAKTNKAHAGRAPVSPLQAPLQDYLHARDARQAWLRLQAINFLHAVREEARQRLATLKQVRRVQTYDDLIEGVADALDGPHRRTLVRHLRAQYRIALVDEFQDTDDRQWSIFDSVFGDSAENRDDDLPPALFLIGDPKQAIYGFRGGDIHTYLNARREAQVAPALDRNFRSRPAVLRALQTLYASAGADAFLDPAIQFEPVAAGGVRRDNDYLRNGVPAPGLTLRVLRNEGGKPFNAEPSREMACRACVADIHRVLLEARSGLAVLRDRPVAPGDIAVLVRSHREATLVQTGLAAVGIPAVAAGKQSLFASAEAQDLRALLMALLQPADEGRLRAALATVLLGQDAAAIASMEREGDVQRGFQSQLLQWRERWTRGGPFAVIADACAGQAERLLALIDGERRLTNYLQLGELLQEASAQALGMHGLLDWLQGQMAHADQNDEQQLLRLESDARRVQIITLHKSKGLEYPLVYLPFVGIEGGAPNTASHCTVHADDRRELHWKLDKDAAWDSATALRDQEQRAEDARLLYVGLTRAEHALWIAVGDLAGLPKTRLAPMLADAAALAADPDIVVDDSGPPLRPPQLALESEGALPPVRRIDRRVPHDWWVYSFTQLANADAGHDVDAAATEVPAPAADEPAGPELPLEPALPAGAEPDAVPVDPRFMGSRFGNVLHDALENTDFAAWGLWQPGEPAPEGQDAVLRKALREEGYADTDLDEGIAVLTPLVGHTLTVELPEGGALYSLPSEERRAEIEFHFAMQPTAVPALLQVLHRFGIVPARRGFGLRRQLEGLMTGKIDLTYVRDGRWYVLDYKSNRLLGYAPALLQVAMQHSEYDLQALIYTVALHRWLRFRLGNQYDYARDMGGIRYLFCRGLEVPGHGVHAARFDVALVDALDALFAGGETAQAALVSRVLGGVA; encoded by the coding sequence ATGAGCCACATCGCCACGCCCTTGCACGAAGACCCGTACCTGGCGCTGCCGCTGCAGGGCGTGCAGCTGATCGAGGCCAGCGCGGGTACCGGCAAGACGTTCACCCTGGCGACGCTGTTCACCCGTCTGGTGGTGGAGCAGGGTCTGCGCATCGGCCAGATCCTCGCCGTGACCTTCACCGATGCGGCAACGCAGGAGCTGCGCAAGCGTATCCGCGAGCGTCTGGCCCTGGCGGCGCAGCTGGTGGACAGCGCGCCGCAGGAGGGCGAATCGCCGGATGTGGCGTTGACCCGCTTCGTGCTGCAACGCCATCTGCAGGGCGGCCAGGAACGTGCCAGCGCCCTGCAGCGGCGGTTGCAGGTAGCGGCCGATGAAATCGACCTGGCGTCGATCTTCACCATCCACGGCTTCTGCACCCGCGTACTGCGCGAACATGCGCTGGAAAGCGGGCACACCTTCGACCCGCCCGAACTGCTGGCCAGCGAGCGGAGTCTGCTGGAAGAACTGGCGGCGGACCTGTGGCGCGTGCATGCCAGCGACCCGGCCGCGATCGATCCACTGACATGGCTCTGGAAAAGCCCCGATGCGCTGGCGTCGGATCTTCCCGCATTGTTGAAGTCGTTGCCCCTGCTGCCTGCGCCGGGCCCGATCGGATCGGATCCGATCGACGCGTTGCAGCAGGCCACCCGCGCGCTGGCGCAGGCCGTACGCGAGCACGGTGATGCCTTCTTCCAGGCCCTGTGCGACGCCGTCGATGCCAAGTGGTTGAACGGGGCGTCGTACAAGCTGACCTGGGTGCAGCCGGTCTGCAGCGCACTGCGCGAGTGGGCACTGCGCGGGGACGAAACCGCGCCGCTGGACAGCGAGCGGCTGCCGGCCATCCTGCCCGAGGCACTGGCCGCCAAGACCAACAAGGCGCATGCCGGCCGCGCACCGGTGTCGCCGTTGCAGGCGCCGCTGCAGGACTACCTGCATGCGCGCGATGCACGACAGGCGTGGCTGCGCCTGCAGGCCATCAACTTCCTGCACGCCGTACGCGAAGAGGCACGGCAGCGCCTGGCCACCCTGAAACAGGTGCGGCGGGTGCAGACCTACGACGACCTCATCGAGGGGGTCGCCGATGCACTGGACGGGCCGCACCGTCGCACCCTGGTGCGCCACCTGCGTGCGCAGTACCGCATTGCGCTGGTGGACGAGTTCCAGGATACCGATGATCGCCAATGGAGCATTTTCGACAGCGTGTTCGGCGACTCTGCGGAAAACCGCGATGATGACCTGCCACCTGCGCTGTTCCTGATCGGCGATCCGAAGCAGGCGATCTACGGCTTCCGTGGCGGTGATATCCACACCTATCTGAACGCCCGGCGCGAGGCGCAGGTCGCGCCGGCGCTGGACCGCAACTTCCGGTCGCGCCCGGCCGTGCTGCGCGCGCTGCAGACGTTGTACGCCAGCGCCGGCGCTGATGCGTTCCTGGACCCCGCCATCCAGTTCGAACCGGTAGCGGCCGGTGGCGTACGCCGCGACAACGACTACCTGCGCAACGGAGTCCCTGCCCCCGGGCTCACGCTGCGCGTGCTGCGCAACGAAGGAGGCAAGCCTTTCAACGCGGAGCCGTCGCGCGAGATGGCGTGCCGGGCCTGCGTCGCTGACATCCACCGCGTGTTGCTGGAGGCGCGCAGCGGCCTTGCCGTGTTGCGCGATCGACCCGTGGCGCCCGGCGACATCGCCGTGCTGGTGCGCTCGCACCGCGAAGCCACCCTGGTGCAGACGGGCCTGGCGGCCGTGGGCATCCCCGCCGTGGCGGCGGGCAAGCAGAGTCTGTTCGCCAGCGCCGAGGCGCAGGACCTGCGCGCGCTGCTGATGGCCCTGCTGCAGCCGGCCGATGAAGGGCGCCTGCGTGCGGCGCTGGCCACCGTGCTGCTGGGACAGGATGCGGCCGCCATCGCCAGCATGGAACGCGAGGGCGATGTGCAGCGCGGCTTCCAGTCGCAGCTGCTGCAGTGGCGCGAGCGCTGGACCCGTGGCGGGCCGTTCGCGGTCATCGCCGATGCGTGTGCTGGCCAGGCCGAGCGCTTGCTGGCGCTGATCGACGGCGAGCGACGACTGACCAATTACCTGCAGCTGGGCGAACTCCTGCAGGAAGCATCCGCGCAGGCGTTGGGCATGCATGGCCTGCTGGACTGGCTGCAGGGGCAGATGGCGCACGCCGACCAGAACGATGAGCAGCAGTTGCTGCGACTGGAGTCGGACGCGCGTCGTGTCCAGATCATCACCCTGCACAAGAGCAAGGGCCTGGAATATCCGTTGGTCTACCTGCCCTTCGTCGGCATCGAGGGCGGGGCGCCGAACACGGCCAGCCATTGCACCGTGCACGCTGACGATCGCCGGGAACTGCACTGGAAGCTGGACAAGGACGCGGCGTGGGACAGCGCAACGGCACTGCGTGACCAGGAGCAGCGTGCCGAAGATGCGCGACTGCTGTATGTCGGCCTGACCCGTGCAGAGCACGCCCTGTGGATTGCCGTGGGCGACCTGGCCGGCCTGCCGAAGACCCGCCTGGCGCCCATGCTGGCCGACGCGGCGGCGTTGGCGGCAGACCCGGATATCGTGGTCGATGACAGCGGCCCGCCGCTGCGCCCGCCGCAGCTTGCGCTGGAAAGCGAAGGGGCGTTGCCACCGGTTCGCCGCATCGACCGTCGCGTGCCGCATGACTGGTGGGTCTACAGCTTCACCCAGCTGGCCAACGCCGATGCAGGCCATGATGTGGACGCGGCAGCAACCGAAGTACCCGCACCGGCCGCCGACGAACCGGCGGGTCCGGAACTGCCGCTGGAGCCGGCGCTGCCTGCCGGTGCAGAGCCCGACGCGGTGCCGGTGGATCCCCGCTTCATGGGCAGCCGCTTCGGCAACGTGCTGCACGATGCGCTGGAGAACACCGACTTTGCGGCGTGGGGTCTCTGGCAGCCTGGCGAACCTGCACCGGAAGGGCAGGACGCGGTGCTGCGTAAGGCGCTGCGCGAAGAGGGCTACGCCGATACGGACCTGGACGAGGGCATCGCCGTGCTGACCCCGCTGGTCGGCCACACGCTCACCGTTGAATTGCCGGAAGGCGGTGCCCTGTACAGCCTGCCATCCGAGGAGCGCCGCGCCGAAATCGAGTTCCACTTCGCCATGCAGCCGACAGCCGTGCCCGCCCTGCTGCAGGTGCTGCATCGCTTCGGCATCGTGCCGGCCCGCCGCGGCTTCGGCCTGCGTCGCCAGCTGGAAGGGTTGATGACCGGCAAGATCGATCTGACCTACGTCCGCGACGGCCGCTGGTACGTGCTCGACTACAAGTCGAACCGCCTTCTCGGCTACGCACCGGCGTTGCTGCAGGTGGCCATGCAGCACAGCGAATACGATCTGCAGGCGCTGATCTATACCGTTGCGCTGCATCGCTGGCTGCGTTTCCGGCTGGGCAACCAGTATGACTACGCGCGCGACATGGGCGGTATCCGCTACCTGTTCTGTCGCGGCCTGGAGGTGCCGGGCCACGGTGTACACGCGGCGCGCTTCGACGTGGCACTGGTCGATGCGCTGGATGCGCTGTTTGCCGGGGGCGAAACCGCCCAGGCCGCGCTGGTGTCCCGCGTGCTGGGAGGCGTCGCATGA